The genomic stretch GCAATTTCCCGTCAGCACCAGGCACGTAAGTCGGCAGATACCCCCCGCTTAATTTGTATTCCTGCTTTTTCTGATGATACAGATAAAAGCCCGATGCGGAAAGTTTCGGCAAATAATTGGCCCCGTATTCTTTCTTGGTCCACACGGCCTTCTCTTTTTGCTTTTCCGCGATAGCCAATTGTTTGCTATATTCAAGAGCCATCTCTCTGCATTGCTTTAAGTCCAACTGCCGCTGGGCACGTGAAGGAGCGAAAGCCAATAACAACCCGATTGATAATATAATAAAACGCATAGTGTAAAATTTAAAATCTAAAATCATAAATTAATCAGCTTTGATTTTAAAGAACAACGAATAGAACACCGGCAAAATCACCAGAGTAATCACCGTACCGATAAACAATCCGCCCATAATCGTCACGGCCAAAGCCCCGAACATATCATCATTAATCAAGGGTATCATCCCCAAGATCGTAGTCATCGCCGCCAAGAAGACCGGACGTAAACGAGAGGAAGAAGCATCCAAAAGAGCCAGGAAACGATCTTTCCCCGATCGAATCTGTATATCCACCTCGTCTACCAATACCACCCCGTTTTTAATCATCATTCCGACCAATCCCAAGGCTCCAACGATAGCCACAAACCCGAATTCCTTACCGGCCAACAACATTCCCAAAACAACCCCGATAATCGCCAAGGGTAAACAAAGAATAATCATCAGCGGCTTCTTGAAATCCTTGAATAAAGCGATCAGGATAGCTAGCACCAAAACAATTCCCAACGGTATATTTTTAAACAAATACTGTTTGGATTGCGTGCTTGCCAAATACTCCCCTTGCCATTCCGTGGAATAACCGGGTGGAATATTCAACTTTTCAATTTTGGGCAGCAAACTATTCCGCACGTCATTTGCCGTATAGCCGGGTGCGTTATTACACTGTGCCGATATAGATCGCTGCCCGTTATACCGCCTAACTACCGGGACCTCCCATGAAGCAGTGATCCCGTTTGTCGCTTGGTTCAAAGGAGTAGAACCCACGACGGCAGTCATCACCTCATCCGTCGAAATCATTCCCATCATCAACTCCTTCACGGTTTCCAGACTCAACATATTCGTCGAAGGCACAAGACTCCATACCGGAACATTATTCAAACGCCCCGGACGTAACCCGTCTTTACCCATACTTTTAATATAAATCGGCAAATCATGCTCCCCCTCGTAATATGATCCGACAGGCAACCCGTCCGTGGTGGCCAGTAAAGCCAACCCGACATCCTCCCGGGAAAGGTTCGCCACACGGGCTATCGGCTGATAATAATCCACGTTCAGCACGGGCGTCATCGGTCCCCAGTCATTCGTCACCAACATCGTCGTGGAATCCTCATTCATCAACTCCTCCACCTCCCCGCACAAACGTTTCAACACGGCAGGATCCGGACCGGTAATCATAAATTGTACCGGATAATCCATATACATCAAATTATATTGCTTCATCCGGACATATGCCTCCGGGTAACGCTCCGAAAGATATACCTGTAATGAATCGATATTCGACTTCAATGTCTCGGGAGAAGTAAAATCCACGATTAACTCCCCGTAACTTAAAGCGGGTTCTGCCACCGTTCGTACGAGATTATACCGGGAAGGCGTTCCTCCCAAACTAGTCGTAACAGCCGTAATCTCCGGACGACTAGTTAAATATTCCTCGATAGAAGCCAAATCCCGTTTCACCGTCTGGGGATTCGTCCCATAAGGCATTTTATATTCTATATACAACTGATTATAACTCAAGTCCGGGAAAAATCCCTGTTGCACGAACCGGAACAGATACATACTAACAACCAGTAACAGAACAATTCCACCAATCACCCATACCCGATGACGCACGGAAAACTGTAACGTATTCCGGAAAGCCCTATATACCCGGGTATCGTACATTTTCGTTTCATCTTCCACCTCTCCCGGCTTCACTCTTAATCCCCGGTCCGCCTGTATAGGAACATACGCTAGGGCAAGAATCCAGCTCAACCACAAAGACACGGCCAGAACGATAAACAAATCCCGGACATACTCTCCCGTGGTATCAGGAGATAGAAATATAGGCAAGAAAGTCAGAATCCCGATTGTAGTCGCTCCCAGCAAAGGCCAAGCAGTCTTCTTCGTGATATTCACCAAGGCTGCCGGCTTGGGAATCCCCTTCTTTAGGTCCACGAGAATCCCATCCGTGATCACGATAGCATTATCCACCAGCATTCCCATCGCCACAATAAACGAGGCCAACGAAACTCGTTGCAATGTCCCATGCATCATGTACAACACGAGCAACGAGCCCAATACAACAATCACCAGACCGGCCCCTATGATATACCCGCTCCGGAATCCCATGAAAAGCATGACCACCAAGATCACGATAACCACCGATTCGATCAAGTTCACCATGAACACGTTGATAGCACTCTTCACCCGTGCCGGTTGAAAAAATACCTTTTGAAAATCAATCCCCGCCGGAATAATATCTTCTTTCAACTCGGCCAATTTGGCATCTACCTTCTTTCCCAGTTGAAGGATATTCCCGCCTTCCTCCATAGCAATCGAAATCGCTATCGCCGGCAAGGTATCATATAACAAGCCTTCCCGCTCCGGTTTCACGTAACCTTTCGTGACACGGGCCACATCCGACAACCGGATTTGATCCTGTTCGTGTCCCTTGATCAGCAGGTTGCGAATATCCTCGATCTCCTTATAAGCTCCATTCACGTTCACCCGAACCCGTTTTTCCCCACTATCGAAATAACCGGAGTAAACCGTTTTATTCTGCCCGTTCAGGGTCATGATTATCTCTGCCGGATGCACGCCCATGTTAGCCATCTTATCCTCCAAAAACTCCACGTTTATACAGGACTGACGTTCTCCATATACATCCACACTGCTCACCCCGTCAATATCCAACACGGAACGACGAACCAGTTCAGCATAATCCGACATTTCCTGATAATCAAAACCATCGGACGTCATGGCATAAAACATCCCGTACACGTCCCCGAAGTCATCCATCACGATGGAAGGTTGGGCCCCATCCGGTAGCTGAGCTTGTACTCCCATGACTTTACGTCTCAATATATCCCACTTCTGTTGCAACTCCGCCAAGGGGACCGTACTACTCAATTCTACCATAATCTCCGACACGTCATCCATCGAACGAGAGGAAACATGATCCAAGTCTCCCATCGAACGAATTGCCTTCTCCAATACATCCGTCACTTCCAGCTCCACTTGATAGGCAGAAGCTCCCGGATAGGCCGTCACCACCATAGCCTGCTTCACGGTTATCGCCGGATCCTCCAACTTACTCATCGTGAAAAACGAGTATACCCCCCCAACAACCAAAACGAAAACAAAGAAGTAGACAAAAGCTCTATTCTTTAAAGCATATTCCGTAAAATTCATCATATTTTAATTGCTTCGCAATGTTACAAGTTTTAAATTCTCTCAGCGCAACCATGTGTGACTGGAATCTAAAATCTAAAATTTAAAATCTAAAATTAAAGCAGTTTGCCGACATTAGAAGAGGACACGGGAGGTAGTAAACGGACTTTTTGCCCTTCCTTCAAACCATTCACTCCGGCAGAAACGATTCTTGTACCCGAGGCCAAATCCGATTCCACGATGACTTGCCCGTCTTTATCCAGTTCGACAACTTTCACGGGATTCATCTTCACGGTCGTTTGGGCCGTATCGTACACCCATACATAAGACTTATCCTCTTTTTGAAACAAGGAAGAGATTGGGATAACAGATAGCCCCTCCTGTCCCGGTTCGAAACGAATGGTCACGCTGACACTCATGCCCGCCGCTAGATTCAATTTCTCCTCTGATTTCATCCGGAAACGCACCCGGAAAAGTTGATTATAATTTGCTTGTTGTGTTATATCCAGTAACTCCAAGGGGATCTTTACACCCGGGAAGACATCCGCCTCGCAATAGAACTCTTTAAAGCTCTCCCGGCGAATAAAATCACTGGAAGGGATATCGATATTTACCTCGTAGTAATCATTATTAATCATCGACAACACGGGAGTCCCGGTATTCACAATCTCATGAGCACCGAAAA from Butyricimonas virosa encodes the following:
- a CDS encoding efflux RND transporter periplasmic adaptor subunit encodes the protein MNKTVFSVLKWASVSGVLLVAMSCRRGTPGLEISQLVKTAEVQKYDGECSTTYPGKIKAASDVQLAFRVAGPILRFNAEVGEFVKKGKVLAEIDPRDYKLQYEATKAEYTQVTEEADRVIELYHRKSVPVNDYDKAVAAKQRIASLYHANLNALNDTKLKAPFDGYVQKKFFGAHEIVNTGTPVLSMINNDYYEVNIDIPSSDFIRRESFKEFYCEADVFPGVKIPLELLDITQQANYNQLFRVRFRMKSEEKLNLAAGMSVSVTIRFEPGQEGLSVIPISSLFQKEDKSYVWVYDTAQTTVKMNPVKVVELDKDGQVIVESDLASGTRIVSAGVNGLKEGQKVRLLPPVSSSNVGKLL
- a CDS encoding efflux RND transporter permease subunit; the protein is MMNFTEYALKNRAFVYFFVFVLVVGGVYSFFTMSKLEDPAITVKQAMVVTAYPGASAYQVELEVTDVLEKAIRSMGDLDHVSSRSMDDVSEIMVELSSTVPLAELQQKWDILRRKVMGVQAQLPDGAQPSIVMDDFGDVYGMFYAMTSDGFDYQEMSDYAELVRRSVLDIDGVSSVDVYGERQSCINVEFLEDKMANMGVHPAEIIMTLNGQNKTVYSGYFDSGEKRVRVNVNGAYKEIEDIRNLLIKGHEQDQIRLSDVARVTKGYVKPEREGLLYDTLPAIAISIAMEEGGNILQLGKKVDAKLAELKEDIIPAGIDFQKVFFQPARVKSAINVFMVNLIESVVIVILVVMLFMGFRSGYIIGAGLVIVVLGSLLVLYMMHGTLQRVSLASFIVAMGMLVDNAIVITDGILVDLKKGIPKPAALVNITKKTAWPLLGATTIGILTFLPIFLSPDTTGEYVRDLFIVLAVSLWLSWILALAYVPIQADRGLRVKPGEVEDETKMYDTRVYRAFRNTLQFSVRHRVWVIGGIVLLLVVSMYLFRFVQQGFFPDLSYNQLYIEYKMPYGTNPQTVKRDLASIEEYLTSRPEITAVTTSLGGTPSRYNLVRTVAEPALSYGELIVDFTSPETLKSNIDSLQVYLSERYPEAYVRMKQYNLMYMDYPVQFMITGPDPAVLKRLCGEVEELMNEDSTTMLVTNDWGPMTPVLNVDYYQPIARVANLSREDVGLALLATTDGLPVGSYYEGEHDLPIYIKSMGKDGLRPGRLNNVPVWSLVPSTNMLSLETVKELMMGMISTDEVMTAVVGSTPLNQATNGITASWEVPVVRRYNGQRSISAQCNNAPGYTANDVRNSLLPKIEKLNIPPGYSTEWQGEYLASTQSKQYLFKNIPLGIVLVLAILIALFKDFKKPLMIILCLPLAIIGVVLGMLLAGKEFGFVAIVGALGLVGMMIKNGVVLVDEVDIQIRSGKDRFLALLDASSSRLRPVFLAAMTTILGMIPLINDDMFGALAVTIMGGLFIGTVITLVILPVFYSLFFKIKAD